In Manis javanica isolate MJ-LG chromosome 9, MJ_LKY, whole genome shotgun sequence, one DNA window encodes the following:
- the IRS2 gene encoding insulin receptor substrate 2 isoform X4, whose translation MASPPRHALPAPAGGDGPNLNNNNNNQSVRKCGYLRKQKHGHKRFFVLRGPGAGGDEAAGGGPALQPPRLEYYESEKKWRSKAGAPKRVIALDCCLNINKRADAKHKYLIALYTKDEYFAVAAENEQEQEGWYRALTDLVSEGRAAAGDAPPAAATAASCSASLPGALSGSAGAAAADDSYGLVAPATAAYREVWQVNLKPKGLGQSKNLTGVYRLCLSARTIGFVKLNCEQPSVTLQLMNIRRCGHSDSFFFIEVGRSAVTGPGELWMQADDSVVAQNIHETILEAMKALKELFEFRPRSKSQSSGSSATHPISVPGARRHHHLVNLPPSQTGLVRRSRTDSLAATPPAAKCSSCRVRTASEGDGGAAAGAGAAGGRPVSVAGSPLSPGPVRAPLSRSHTLSGGCGGRGSKVPLAPAGGALQHSRSMSMPVAHSPPAATSPSSLSSSSGHGSGSYPPPPGPHPHLQHPLHHPMSQRPSSGSASASGSPSDPGFMSLDEYGSSPGDLRAFCSHRSNTPESIAETPPARDGGGGELYGYMTMDRPLSHCGRPYRRVSGEGAQDLDRGLRKRTYSLTTPARQRPAPQPSSASLDEYTLMRATFSGSSGRLCPSCPASSPKVAYHPYPEDYGDIEIGSRRSSSSNLGTDDGYMPMSPGAALLGGGSVSCRGDDYMPMSPTSVSAPKQILQPRAAATALPPTAAAVPAPASAAGRAFPVSGGSFKASSPAESSPEDSGYMRMWCGSKLSVENTDSKLLPNGDYLNMSPSDAGTSGTPPDFFSAALHGGGEMLRGVPGYCYSSLPRSYKAPYTCNGDTDQYVLMSSPVGRILEEERLEPPTSPGTSQAASALVGGAGGGGHPQAPHPVVPSPGRPSGSVRPEAFLNQRCRAMRPTRLSLEGLQTLPSMHEYPLPPEPKSPGEYINIDFGEAGAHLSPPAPPLLASAASSSSLLSASSPASSLGSGTPGTSSDSRQRSPLSDYMNLDFSSPKSPKPSIQGADPVGSLDALLSPEASSPYPPLPPRPAAPTAALQPQPPPPPPPGELYRLLPASASQGPSAASSSSSEPGDNGDYTEMAFGVAATPPQPIAAPQKPESARVTSPTSGVKRLSLMDQVSGVEAFLQASQPPDPHRGAKVIRADPQGGRRRHSSETFSSTTAVTPVSPSFAHNPKRHNSASVENVSLRKSSEGVGSGALGGGDEPPTSPRQLQPPPPQQARPWIQGQPGGLVGCPGGSSSPMRRETSAGFQNGLNYIAIDVRDEPGLSTPPPAHPHPPAGDKSAWGRTRSLGGLISAVGGSSGGVCGGPGPGALPSASTYASIDFLSHHLKEATIVKGRIHSG comes from the exons ATGGCGAGCCCGCCGCGGCATGCGCTCCCCGCGCCGGCGGGCGGCGACGGCCCCAAcctcaataacaacaacaataaccaGAGCGTGCGCAAGTGCGGCTACCTGCGCAAGCAGAAGCACGGCCACAAGCGCTTCTTCGTGCTGCGCGGGCCCGGCGCGGGCGGAGACGAGGCGGCGGGCGGGGGGCCGGCGCTGCAGCCGCCGCGGCTCGAGTACTACGAGAGCGAGAAGAAGTGGCGGAGCAAGGCGGGCGCCCCAAAGCGGGTCATCGCGCTCGACTGCTGCCTGAACATCAACAAGCGCGCCGACGCCAAGCACAAGTACCTGATCGCCCTCTACACCAAGGACGAGTACTTCGCCGTGGCGGCCGAGAACGAGCAGGAGCAGGAGGGCTGGTACCGCGCGCTCACCGACCTGGTCAGCGAGGGCCGCGCGGCTGCCGGCGACGCGCcccccgccgccgccaccgccgcgtCCTGCAGCGCCTCCCTGCCCGGCGCCCTGAGCGGCTCGGCAGGCGCCGCCGCGGCCGATGACAGCTACGGGCTGGTGGCGCCCGCCACGGCTGCCTACCGCGAGGTGTGGCAGGTGAACCTGAAGCCCAAGGGCCTGGGCCAGAGCAAGAACCTGACGGGCGTGTACCGGCTGTGCCTGTCGGCGCGCACCATCGGTTTCGTGAAGCTCAACTGTGAGCAGCCGTCGGTGACGCTGCAGCTCATGAATATCCGCCGCTGCGGCCACTCGGACAGCTTCTTCTTCATCGAGGTGGGCCGCTCAGCCGTTACGGGCCCCGGCGAGCTGTGGATGCAGGCCGACGACTCGGTGGTGGCTCAGAATATACACGAGACCATCCTGGAGGCCATGAAGGCTCTCAAGGAGCTCTTCGAGTTCCGGCCGCGCAGCAAGAGCCAGTCGTCCGGGTCGTCTGCCACGCACCCCATCAGCGTCCCGGGCGCGCGCCGCCACCACCACCTGGTCAACTTGCCCCCCAGCCAAACGGGCCTGGTGCGCCGCTCACGCACGGACAGCCTGGCCGCTACCCCGCCGGCCGCCAAGTGCAGTTCGTGCCGGGTGCGCACGGCCAGCGAGGGCGATGGCGGCGCGGCGGCGGGAGCCGGGGCGGCGGGCGGCAGGCCGGTGTCGGTGGCCGGGAGCCCCCTGAGCCCGGGGCCGGTGCGCGCGCCCCTGAGCCGCTCGCACACACTGAGCGGTGGCTGCGGCGGCCGCGGGAGCAAGGTGCCGCTGGCGCCGGCAGGGGGCGCCCTGCAACACAGTCGCTCCATGTCCATGCCCGTGGCGCACTCGCCGCCGGCCGCCACCAGCCCCAGCAGCCTGTCGTCCAGCAGTGGGCATGGCTCGGGCTCCTACCCGCCGCCTCCGGGCCCGCACCCGCACCTGCAGCATCCGCTGCATCATCCCATGAGCCAGCGGCCCTCCAGCGGTAGCGCCTCGGCCTCGGGCTCCCCCAGCGACCCCGGGTTCATGTCCCTGGACGAGTACGGCTCCAGCCCTGGGGACCTGAGGGCCTTCTGCAGCCACAGAAGCAACACGCCCGAGTCCATTGCCGAGACTCCCCCTGCCAGGGACGGCGGCGGGGGCGAGCTGTACGGGTACATGACTATGGACAGGCCCCTGAGCCACTGTGGCCGCCCCTACCGCAGAGTCTCAGGGGAGGGGGCCCAGGACTTGGACAGAGGGCTGAGGAAGAGGACTTACTCGCTGACCACACCTGCCCGGCAGCGGCCAGCGCCCCAGCCCTCCTCCGCGTCCCTGGATGAGTACACCCTGATGAGGGCCACCTTCTCCGGCAGCTCGGGCCGCCTTTGCCCGTCCTGCCCCGCCTCCTCCCCCAAAGTGGCCTACCACCCTTACCCCGAGGACTACGGCGACATCGAGATCGGGTCCCGCAGGAGCTCCAGCAGTAACCTGGGCACAGACGATGGCTACATGCCCATGAGCCCTGGCGcggccctcctgggtggaggcagTGTCAGCTGCAGGGGTGACGACTACATGCCAATGAGCCCCACCAGCGTGTCGGCCCCGAAACAGATCCTGCAGCCACGCGCTGCTGCGACGGCCTTGCCCCCCACGGCAGCTGCAGTGCCCGCGCCCGCCTCTGCAGCTGGCAGGGCCTTTCCGGTGAGCGGGGGCAGCTTCAAGGCCAGCTCCCCGGCCGAGAGCTCCCCGGAGGACAGCGGGTACATGCGCATGTGGTGTGGTTCCAAGCTGTCGGTGGAGAACACTGACAGCAAGCTGCTTCCCAACGGGGACTACCTCAACATGTCCCCCAGCGACGCAGGCACCTCGGGAACCCCACCCGACTTCTTCTCAGCCGCCCTGCACGGTGGGGGAGAGATGCTCAGGGGCGTCCCCGGCTACTGTTACAGCTCCTTGCCCCGTTCCTACAAGGCTCCCTACACCTGCAATGGGGACACGGACCAGTATGTGCTCATGAGCTCCCCCGTGGGGCGCATCCTGGAAGAGGAGAGGCTGGAGCCGCCGACCAGCCCGGGGACCTCGCAGGCGGCCAGCGCCTTAGTGGGcggggctggtgggggtgggcacCCCCAGGCCCCCCACCCAGTAGTGCCTTCGCCCGGGAGGCCCAGCGGCAGCGTCCGCCCGGAGGCCTTCCTGAACCAGCGCTGCCGGGCGATGCGGCCCACGCGCCTGTCCCTGGAGGGGCTGCAGACCCTGCCCAGCATGCACGAGTACCCTCTGCCGCCGGAGCCCAAGAGCCCCGGCGAGTACATCAACATTGACTTCGGCGAGGCGGGGGCGCACCTGTCGCCGCCTGCCCCTCCGCTGCTGGCTTCGGCGGCCTCGTCCTCGTCGCTGCTGTCTGCCAGCAGCCCGGCCTCGTCCCTGGGCTCGGGCACCCCGGGAACGAGCAGCGACAGCAGGCAGCGCTCCCCGCTCTCTGACTACATGAACCTCGACTTCAGCTCCCCCAAGTCCCCCAAGCCCAGCATCCAGGGTGCAGACCCCGTGGGCTCCTTGGATGCCCTCCTGTCTCCTGAGGCCTCCTCCCCGTACCCGCCGCTGCCCCCGCGCCCCGCCGCGCCCACCGCTGCACTGCAGCCAcagccgcccccgccgcccccccCAGGGGAACTGTACCGCCTGCTCCCCGCCTCCGCTTCCCAGGGCCCCAGCGCTGCCTCTTCTTCGTCCTCGGAGCCCGGGGACAATGGTGACTACACCGAGATGGCCTTTGGCGTGGCCGCCACCCCACCACAACCCATCGCGGCCCCCCAGAAGCCGGAAAGTGCCCGTGTGACCAGCCCCACGTCCGGCGTGAAGAGGCTGAGTCTCATGGACCAGGTGTCTGGGGTCGAGGCCTTCCTGCAGGCGAGCCAGCCCCCAGACCCGCACCGGGGGGCCAAGGTCATCCGTGCAGACCCACAAGGGGGCCGCCGCCGCCACAGCTCTGAGACCTTCTCCTCAACCACTGCTGTGACCCCCGTGTCCCCGTCCTTCGCCCACAACCCGAAGCGCCACAACTCGGCCTCGGTGGAAAACGTCTCTCTCAGGAAAAGCAGCGAAGGGGTTGGCAGCGGCGCCCTGGGTGGGGGTGACGAGCCCCCCACGTCCCCTCGCCAGCTGCAGCCGCCGCCTCCCCAGCAGGCGCGACCGTGGATTCAGGGCCAGCCTGGGGGCTTGGTGGGCTGCCCTGGGGGCAGCAGCTCTCCAATGCGCAGGGAGACCTCCGCAGGCTTCCAGAACGGCCTCAACTACATTGCTATCGACGTGAGGGACGAGCCGGGTCTGTCAACGCCTCCGCCAGCTCATCCGCACCCGCCAGCAGGAGACAAGAGCGCCTGGGGCCGGACCCGTAGCCTTGGGGGTCTCATCAGCGCCGTGGGGGGCAGCAGCGGCGGGGTGTGTGGGGGGCCGGGCCCTGGCGCCCTGCCCTCAGCCAGCACCTATGCCAGCATTGACTTCTTGTCCCACCATCTGAAGGAGGCCACGATTGTGAAAG gCAGAATTCATTCAGGGTAA
- the IRS2 gene encoding insulin receptor substrate 2 isoform X5 has translation MASPPRHALPAPAGGDGPNLNNNNNNQSVRKCGYLRKQKHGHKRFFVLRGPGAGGDEAAGGGPALQPPRLEYYESEKKWRSKAGAPKRVIALDCCLNINKRADAKHKYLIALYTKDEYFAVAAENEQEQEGWYRALTDLVSEGRAAAGDAPPAAATAASCSASLPGALSGSAGAAAADDSYGLVAPATAAYREVWQVNLKPKGLGQSKNLTGVYRLCLSARTIGFVKLNCEQPSVTLQLMNIRRCGHSDSFFFIEVGRSAVTGPGELWMQADDSVVAQNIHETILEAMKALKELFEFRPRSKSQSSGSSATHPISVPGARRHHHLVNLPPSQTGLVRRSRTDSLAATPPAAKCSSCRVRTASEGDGGAAAGAGAAGGRPVSVAGSPLSPGPVRAPLSRSHTLSGGCGGRGSKVPLAPAGGALQHSRSMSMPVAHSPPAATSPSSLSSSSGHGSGSYPPPPGPHPHLQHPLHHPMSQRPSSGSASASGSPSDPGFMSLDEYGSSPGDLRAFCSHRSNTPESIAETPPARDGGGGELYGYMTMDRPLSHCGRPYRRVSGEGAQDLDRGLRKRTYSLTTPARQRPAPQPSSASLDEYTLMRATFSGSSGRLCPSCPASSPKVAYHPYPEDYGDIEIGSRRSSSSNLGTDDGYMPMSPGAALLGGGSVSCRGDDYMPMSPTSVSAPKQILQPRAAATALPPTAAAVPAPASAAGRAFPVSGGSFKASSPAESSPEDSGYMRMWCGSKLSVENTDSKLLPNGDYLNMSPSDAGTSGTPPDFFSAALHGGGEMLRGVPGYCYSSLPRSYKAPYTCNGDTDQYVLMSSPVGRILEEERLEPPTSPGTSQAASALVGGAGGGGHPQAPHPVVPSPGRPSGSVRPEAFLNQRCRAMRPTRLSLEGLQTLPSMHEYPLPPEPKSPGEYINIDFGEAGAHLSPPAPPLLASAASSSSLLSASSPASSLGSGTPGTSSDSRQRSPLSDYMNLDFSSPKSPKPSIQGADPVGSLDALLSPEASSPYPPLPPRPAAPTAALQPQPPPPPPPGELYRLLPASASQGPSAASSSSSEPGDNGDYTEMAFGVAATPPQPIAAPQKPESARVTSPTSGVKRLSLMDQVSGVEAFLQASQPPDPHRGAKVIRADPQGGRRRHSSETFSSTTAVTPVSPSFAHNPKRHNSASVENVSLRKSSEGVGSGALGGGDEPPTSPRQLQPPPPQQARPWIQGQPGGLVGCPGGSSSPMRRETSAGFQNGLNYIAIDVRDEPGLSTPPPAHPHPPAGDKSAWGRTRSLGGLISAVGGSSGGVCGGPGPGALPSASTYASIDFLSHHLKEATIVKE, from the coding sequence ATGGCGAGCCCGCCGCGGCATGCGCTCCCCGCGCCGGCGGGCGGCGACGGCCCCAAcctcaataacaacaacaataaccaGAGCGTGCGCAAGTGCGGCTACCTGCGCAAGCAGAAGCACGGCCACAAGCGCTTCTTCGTGCTGCGCGGGCCCGGCGCGGGCGGAGACGAGGCGGCGGGCGGGGGGCCGGCGCTGCAGCCGCCGCGGCTCGAGTACTACGAGAGCGAGAAGAAGTGGCGGAGCAAGGCGGGCGCCCCAAAGCGGGTCATCGCGCTCGACTGCTGCCTGAACATCAACAAGCGCGCCGACGCCAAGCACAAGTACCTGATCGCCCTCTACACCAAGGACGAGTACTTCGCCGTGGCGGCCGAGAACGAGCAGGAGCAGGAGGGCTGGTACCGCGCGCTCACCGACCTGGTCAGCGAGGGCCGCGCGGCTGCCGGCGACGCGCcccccgccgccgccaccgccgcgtCCTGCAGCGCCTCCCTGCCCGGCGCCCTGAGCGGCTCGGCAGGCGCCGCCGCGGCCGATGACAGCTACGGGCTGGTGGCGCCCGCCACGGCTGCCTACCGCGAGGTGTGGCAGGTGAACCTGAAGCCCAAGGGCCTGGGCCAGAGCAAGAACCTGACGGGCGTGTACCGGCTGTGCCTGTCGGCGCGCACCATCGGTTTCGTGAAGCTCAACTGTGAGCAGCCGTCGGTGACGCTGCAGCTCATGAATATCCGCCGCTGCGGCCACTCGGACAGCTTCTTCTTCATCGAGGTGGGCCGCTCAGCCGTTACGGGCCCCGGCGAGCTGTGGATGCAGGCCGACGACTCGGTGGTGGCTCAGAATATACACGAGACCATCCTGGAGGCCATGAAGGCTCTCAAGGAGCTCTTCGAGTTCCGGCCGCGCAGCAAGAGCCAGTCGTCCGGGTCGTCTGCCACGCACCCCATCAGCGTCCCGGGCGCGCGCCGCCACCACCACCTGGTCAACTTGCCCCCCAGCCAAACGGGCCTGGTGCGCCGCTCACGCACGGACAGCCTGGCCGCTACCCCGCCGGCCGCCAAGTGCAGTTCGTGCCGGGTGCGCACGGCCAGCGAGGGCGATGGCGGCGCGGCGGCGGGAGCCGGGGCGGCGGGCGGCAGGCCGGTGTCGGTGGCCGGGAGCCCCCTGAGCCCGGGGCCGGTGCGCGCGCCCCTGAGCCGCTCGCACACACTGAGCGGTGGCTGCGGCGGCCGCGGGAGCAAGGTGCCGCTGGCGCCGGCAGGGGGCGCCCTGCAACACAGTCGCTCCATGTCCATGCCCGTGGCGCACTCGCCGCCGGCCGCCACCAGCCCCAGCAGCCTGTCGTCCAGCAGTGGGCATGGCTCGGGCTCCTACCCGCCGCCTCCGGGCCCGCACCCGCACCTGCAGCATCCGCTGCATCATCCCATGAGCCAGCGGCCCTCCAGCGGTAGCGCCTCGGCCTCGGGCTCCCCCAGCGACCCCGGGTTCATGTCCCTGGACGAGTACGGCTCCAGCCCTGGGGACCTGAGGGCCTTCTGCAGCCACAGAAGCAACACGCCCGAGTCCATTGCCGAGACTCCCCCTGCCAGGGACGGCGGCGGGGGCGAGCTGTACGGGTACATGACTATGGACAGGCCCCTGAGCCACTGTGGCCGCCCCTACCGCAGAGTCTCAGGGGAGGGGGCCCAGGACTTGGACAGAGGGCTGAGGAAGAGGACTTACTCGCTGACCACACCTGCCCGGCAGCGGCCAGCGCCCCAGCCCTCCTCCGCGTCCCTGGATGAGTACACCCTGATGAGGGCCACCTTCTCCGGCAGCTCGGGCCGCCTTTGCCCGTCCTGCCCCGCCTCCTCCCCCAAAGTGGCCTACCACCCTTACCCCGAGGACTACGGCGACATCGAGATCGGGTCCCGCAGGAGCTCCAGCAGTAACCTGGGCACAGACGATGGCTACATGCCCATGAGCCCTGGCGcggccctcctgggtggaggcagTGTCAGCTGCAGGGGTGACGACTACATGCCAATGAGCCCCACCAGCGTGTCGGCCCCGAAACAGATCCTGCAGCCACGCGCTGCTGCGACGGCCTTGCCCCCCACGGCAGCTGCAGTGCCCGCGCCCGCCTCTGCAGCTGGCAGGGCCTTTCCGGTGAGCGGGGGCAGCTTCAAGGCCAGCTCCCCGGCCGAGAGCTCCCCGGAGGACAGCGGGTACATGCGCATGTGGTGTGGTTCCAAGCTGTCGGTGGAGAACACTGACAGCAAGCTGCTTCCCAACGGGGACTACCTCAACATGTCCCCCAGCGACGCAGGCACCTCGGGAACCCCACCCGACTTCTTCTCAGCCGCCCTGCACGGTGGGGGAGAGATGCTCAGGGGCGTCCCCGGCTACTGTTACAGCTCCTTGCCCCGTTCCTACAAGGCTCCCTACACCTGCAATGGGGACACGGACCAGTATGTGCTCATGAGCTCCCCCGTGGGGCGCATCCTGGAAGAGGAGAGGCTGGAGCCGCCGACCAGCCCGGGGACCTCGCAGGCGGCCAGCGCCTTAGTGGGcggggctggtgggggtgggcacCCCCAGGCCCCCCACCCAGTAGTGCCTTCGCCCGGGAGGCCCAGCGGCAGCGTCCGCCCGGAGGCCTTCCTGAACCAGCGCTGCCGGGCGATGCGGCCCACGCGCCTGTCCCTGGAGGGGCTGCAGACCCTGCCCAGCATGCACGAGTACCCTCTGCCGCCGGAGCCCAAGAGCCCCGGCGAGTACATCAACATTGACTTCGGCGAGGCGGGGGCGCACCTGTCGCCGCCTGCCCCTCCGCTGCTGGCTTCGGCGGCCTCGTCCTCGTCGCTGCTGTCTGCCAGCAGCCCGGCCTCGTCCCTGGGCTCGGGCACCCCGGGAACGAGCAGCGACAGCAGGCAGCGCTCCCCGCTCTCTGACTACATGAACCTCGACTTCAGCTCCCCCAAGTCCCCCAAGCCCAGCATCCAGGGTGCAGACCCCGTGGGCTCCTTGGATGCCCTCCTGTCTCCTGAGGCCTCCTCCCCGTACCCGCCGCTGCCCCCGCGCCCCGCCGCGCCCACCGCTGCACTGCAGCCAcagccgcccccgccgcccccccCAGGGGAACTGTACCGCCTGCTCCCCGCCTCCGCTTCCCAGGGCCCCAGCGCTGCCTCTTCTTCGTCCTCGGAGCCCGGGGACAATGGTGACTACACCGAGATGGCCTTTGGCGTGGCCGCCACCCCACCACAACCCATCGCGGCCCCCCAGAAGCCGGAAAGTGCCCGTGTGACCAGCCCCACGTCCGGCGTGAAGAGGCTGAGTCTCATGGACCAGGTGTCTGGGGTCGAGGCCTTCCTGCAGGCGAGCCAGCCCCCAGACCCGCACCGGGGGGCCAAGGTCATCCGTGCAGACCCACAAGGGGGCCGCCGCCGCCACAGCTCTGAGACCTTCTCCTCAACCACTGCTGTGACCCCCGTGTCCCCGTCCTTCGCCCACAACCCGAAGCGCCACAACTCGGCCTCGGTGGAAAACGTCTCTCTCAGGAAAAGCAGCGAAGGGGTTGGCAGCGGCGCCCTGGGTGGGGGTGACGAGCCCCCCACGTCCCCTCGCCAGCTGCAGCCGCCGCCTCCCCAGCAGGCGCGACCGTGGATTCAGGGCCAGCCTGGGGGCTTGGTGGGCTGCCCTGGGGGCAGCAGCTCTCCAATGCGCAGGGAGACCTCCGCAGGCTTCCAGAACGGCCTCAACTACATTGCTATCGACGTGAGGGACGAGCCGGGTCTGTCAACGCCTCCGCCAGCTCATCCGCACCCGCCAGCAGGAGACAAGAGCGCCTGGGGCCGGACCCGTAGCCTTGGGGGTCTCATCAGCGCCGTGGGGGGCAGCAGCGGCGGGGTGTGTGGGGGGCCGGGCCCTGGCGCCCTGCCCTCAGCCAGCACCTATGCCAGCATTGACTTCTTGTCCCACCATCTGAAGGAGGCCACGATTGTGAAAG